CCGGCGAGGTCGCCCGCCTCGTCACCCAGCCCCCAGAAGAAGTCGGCGCGCACGCCCCCCTTGATGGCACTTCCGGTGTCCTGCGCGAACATCAGACGATTGATCGGCGAATTGGCCTGCGGACCGAATGGCGGGCGCGTGGTCGACAGGAACACGGGGCTGCCCAATGGAATCGACGCCGGGTCGACGGCAATCGAACGCTCCGCCGTCAGCGGCACCCCCAGCGCGCCGATCGGTCCTTCGATCCCTCCCACGCCGTGATTCGGCATCTCGCGGAAGAACACGAAACGCGGATTCACGTCGAGCAGCGCATCGACACGCGAGGGGTTGGCCCGCGCCCATGCACGAATGCCCTGCATCGTTGCCTGCGCCGCCGTGATCTCGCCCCGATCGATCAGCCAGCGGCCAATCGACTTGTACGGCTGATCGTTGTTGCCGCCGTAGCCCACGCGCATGACCGTGCCGTCATCGAGCAACACCTGTCCCGAGCCTTGCACTTGCAGGAAAAAGGCCTCGATGGGGTCATCCACATAGACCAGCTCGTTGCCGCGCAGGATGCCGCTGCGCATCAACTCGGCGCGCGCCGGCAG
This is a stretch of genomic DNA from Pandoraea faecigallinarum. It encodes these proteins:
- a CDS encoding murein transglycosylase A, with the protein product MTLFLNVFGRWRAGRGLALAVFAVLLYGCSSVPPSTPSRPGVPPSNVATPPSGAGRMQAVSWGDVEGWQDDSLIGARLALAQTCVKLGRQIRWQPACRASEQLDDLDAAAVRQFFEQYFTPFRIANADGTQTGLITGYYEPLLHGSRVRGGVYQTPLYKWPAGRKPGTLPARAELMRSGILRGNELVYVDDPIEAFFLQVQGSGQVLLDDGTVMRVGYGGNNDQPYKSIGRWLIDRGEITAAQATMQGIRAWARANPSRVDALLDVNPRFVFFREMPNHGVGGIEGPIGALGVPLTAERSIAVDPASIPLGSPVFLSTTRPPFGPQANSPINRLMFAQDTGSAIKGGVRADFFWGLGDEAGDLAGRMRQSGKMWVFLPNQ